The bacterium region ACGAACTGAATTCCGCAAGTGAGTATCCTTGAAGCTTTCGAAGTATTCACGAAGTGTGACATCGTTTTCCGGATCGATTTCCTGCGGCGCTTTCTTGAATTGGAATTCGCCGCTCGCGATTTTTCTGATCAGGGCCAATCGGGTTTTCTCGGCTTGCCGACGGTCCTTTCCGATCCGCTGTGCCTGGCGAACCTTCTTGTAATTGATGTAAATGTAGTATTCGCCGCGGTGTTTGCGGATTCTTACGCCCATTTGCTAAAATGTCCCCTCGAGATTAAACTGTGATGGGAATTATGCACGTGACGAGCGTATCATTGAGATCCGAGAAATGCAACCAGGCGCAACCAAAGTGCAACTGGCGGCAGGCCATAATTGCAACTTAAGTCATTGCATTATAAGTACTTGGGCCGTTAGCTCAATTGGCAGAGCATCTGACTCTTAATCAGGGGGTTGTAGGTTCGATTCCTACACGGCCCATTTTCACCCTCTTTTTTCAGACATTATCATTGTCTCGTTTCCAGTGACGGAAAGAATCGAGAGTCAGCATTCCAAAGCAGACCAGAATCAATAAGAATCCGTAGCGAAGTCTGTATAATGTTCCGAGATTTGGAATTGCAATGCTCAAGACCGTGATCATACTAATTGAAAAGGCCAAGCCCATCCAAATTGCCAAATTATTACGATATCTACTCACCAGTCCCCATCCAAGCAATGTAAGTCCAAGATAGACCACTACGGTCTCGATCACGGCAGTAAGCCAGAAAAGCTTTCCATGTGAGTGCCCGGAAATATCGGACCAGTCTTTTGGAAACGGCGCTAGTAGTCCTATTGCCAGTGCGCGTGGTATGTACCGAATAATTTCGGCCGCACTATTCAGTCCGACATCAATATCAACGGCGCTTGTTGCGGACCTGTGGACTTGACGGTATACCTCGCGTTGTAACGCTAAAAGATAGAAGCCTCGGTCTATCAGAGAAGGAATGGATTTGTGCTTGCTCCATTTTAGTTCGACTCCAAATTGTTCAGAAGGCGCCGGAGGGGATTCAACTCGGATCATCAAGAAAGCAGGAATCATCGCAACAATTAGAAACGCAATTAAAAGGGATGGTATCGGAGAAACTAGCGTGCGCGCCTTTCTCGAGTGTAGAATCCACGCAAAAGACAATAGGGCGAACATCAAGGAACCGGTCACGAGCAACAATAACAAAGTATCGGGGCGAGCTAGCCAGACTACTCCGATGCCTAAAACGCCTGATATCCCACTCAGGATCGTTTGTTTCGTTCTCTGACCTTCTTTCTGCAGCCAGGGAAGCAAAGACAGGAAACTGTACAAGAACAAATAATTACCAAGGATAAAAAAGCCATCCTTATGAATCTGCGTATACCAGATCATTGCTGAAGGGAAAATTACAAACGGAATTACGGAGACGAGGGCCAGCTTTTGGTTGACGACAAAAAGCCTTGCCATCTTATGTAGAAGGATGGTTGCCGTTGCATGGAGCGCGGCGGCAATCGGAAGGAATACGATCGGCCGTTTCAAAAAGAGAGCGTAAAGAAAGGCGAGAATCCCTGACATAACCTGTCCTTCAGGGCGTAGTTTCCAGGCTGCCCATCCTTCCATTTCGATCTTACGGGACATTTGAAGAGCGATCTCATGGAAATATAGAGAATCTCCCTCTGCGAGCAGTCCCGCGCCACCATGTTTCGAAGGAAATAAGTAAGGCAGAACTATCATCTGCATGAGTACTCCAACAAGGAATACATACCCGGCCGAATACAGCCATAGAAGCGTGGTAACTTGTGCTTTCCGATGGTTCATTGCGGAGGACTGCAATGGCTAATCAGCTTGCCGTGGTAAGAATCGTTTCAACGTCCCGGCAGAATAGGTCCGAATTTCACGATTCATTAGTATTGCCGAAACAACAAAGAGAACTATTCCCGCCGGCACTGCTGCTTGCATGGCGAAAGTCCGAGCGACCATATACGTCAGGAACATGATTCCACAAGCTAGAAGTGGCTTAATGACAATTCTTAAAGAAGGAAGTTCAGTACTCTGCGCGCGAGCCATCCGGTAAGCGAGAACTCCGTTGATCACAACAGCCGTGAGAATCGCTATCGCGGACCCGATAGCATGATACTTTGGGATTAGAGCAAGGCTCAACAGGAGACTCACCGCTGCGCCACAAGCCGAAGCTGCAAATTCTTTCCGTTGAGAATTCAAGACAATTAGAACGGACCGGTAATGGCCACTGAGAAGAGCTATAGGAATGGTCCAGATCAGAATTTTAAAGGGAAGTACCGATCCGCCATATTGATACCCAAAAACGTAAATTAATAGATCTTGACCCACTATAAGCACGGCGAACGCCAGAAAAAGCCCGCTCCAACAGGTAAGCCGAATAGAATGAGTTAGAAGTTTATTGAAGTGAAAAGGCGATTCGATGGAAGATCGGGATAAGGAAGGGAGAAGATTATAAAAATATAAAACTACAAAAGCGTAGAGAGTCATAACCGGCCTGTGCGCTGCTCCGAATAGACCCACGTTTTCCCCTTTCGTGAGAATTCCCAAAAGAATCGGTGCAGAGTACCACATACCAAACCAGGTCAGCTCGCTCAATCCAACCGGAAAAGCCTGAGACAGGAAAGCCGTCATGGATTGGAAATTCAATCGGATCTGAATCATGCCTGTCAGCCTTCTCACAACACACAGGTTATAGATAACTACACTGATGGCAGCTATACAGGCGCCCACGCCGATCAACCAGATTTGTTCGGGAGTTCGAACAAAAACAACAACTCCAAGAGCAAACACCGCCTGACGTAACACGGTAACCGGGGCGACCCACTTCATTTGATCCAGGCCCTGAAATACATATTCCAATAAGCCTGGACCCCCAAGAAGAGTTAGCCCGTATACGGCGATCAGGCGCTGAAGCGTTGCGTTCTCAAGATAGAAAAAGGACCAGACGACCAGAACAAAGTAAGCGCCTAAGGAAAGGAAAACTCGCAAAACGACAATGTTAGAAACGATTTCGCTTATCCGATTCCTGTCTTTGGCTATTTCCCGAGCGGCGGAAGTGCTGGAACCCATATCAACAATCAGGGCAAGGAACAAAAGAAGGCCAATCGTAAACTCAAGGTAGCCATAAGCGCGAGGACCCAGCATCCGAGCTAAAAAGATTAATACCAGGAAAGTGATTCCTTTGCTTAGAACACGTCCTGCGAATAGAATCGTAAAATTAGAAAAAAGTTTTTTGAGCTTCATTTGAACGGAATAAATGGTGGATGAAACTATCGCGATGCTTAACTATTTATTTTCCCAAGCGATTGTATCACGGCGGGGAATGCAGACGGCTAAACATGTGGTTCATTGCGAGCGCAATAACCATCGCGCTGACCGGCATCAGTATCATCCTTGTTCTACAAATCGGAATACTAAAAACCGCCGTTATCACCAGGAAGTACCCACAAAGGAAGAGGCCCACAAGACCTGCTGCTCGTTCGCTTTCGCCCCGCGTGATGAGTAGAAAGAGAGACCCAATCGTGGCGAGACTTAGCAGCAACTGAAGAAGCGGACCTGCTAATCTCACGCGCTGAACCATAATCCAGTAGGCATCAGCCAGCAACGGAACATACGTTGCTCGCTGTCCCGGTAGGGTGGTGCCGTTGCTTCTTTCCCCTGGCGGTTCAGCACTTCCCCCTTGCACGTGTAGTGCATGTATCTCAGTGCGCGTTCAAACACTGATACTGTAAATTTTAATGGTTGCGCGCACACCGCTTCCCGTGCAATCTCGAACATACGATCCTGCGTTTCGTTTGCGGAAAGCCCGGATTTTATCAGGGCTTCTTGCACAGGATATCCAGCCCTCGGATCCTGTATTGTGTTTGCTAAGACTCGCTTCTTTGTATCAGCAGCAATTTCGCTATCGGGATAGTCCAATGATGCCCACAAGAAAACGGATCGCCATAGTTGAAAACCAGCTGTATAAGTCAGAATTGGACGGCCTGTCAAAAAATATCCGCGCAGCATCCACGGTGTAATCATGCACAACGTAAGCAAGCACACAACGGCAGCAACTCTCATATGTTGTCGCACGGCGTGGGTAACTTTGCGGTGGCGAACCACTTCGATGATCGCAGGCAAAAAAAGTATTCCTGCAAGAAAGTGTGGAATCCCGCGCACCAATGCGGAACAACCGAGCGCGATTCCAGCAACCGCCGCCCAGAAATCATTTCTTGAATCAGACCTCAGCGAAACCAGATATGCGGAAAAAAAAATTGACAAAAAGGGCAGAAATAAAGCTTCCGACAGGATCCTGGTTCCGAAAAAGGAGGGCGCGGCCGGCAGAACAAGCAGCACGCATGCGATGGACGCTGCCCGAATGTTTCCAGAAAAACGAAAAACAGCCCATGCGACAAACAGATTCGCTGCAAAACCAAAAGCCTGTTGAATGCAAGATGAAAACAGGATTCCGAATCCGCCGCCGAAAAATTGCATCGTTCCAAGAAAGGCGGGATAGAGTGGAGGACGTTGAAGCTGGATCGGATCGGACAGCAGCCAGTCCCCCCTGGCCATCTGTTCGGATAACCTCCAGTAATCTAACGCATCCTTTTCCAGAGGCGGTATTCCGTAACCGACCCTCAGAAACCTCTGAACAAGATCTCCTGTAGCCGCGGCAATCATCAGAAATTTCCATAGCCGCTGTTTGATCAAAAAATTCGGAATCAACGCGATTTCACTCTAGAATTCTTGCATATTACAGGAGAAATTGGATGAGCACGATTAGTATACGACCTCCGAATTCCATGCATCAAACACTGAAGACAATGGCGGAAAGGGACGGTGCAGTGCAAGAAATTCAGACGTGTGACGGAATCGCCGGTTCCAGGAAGAAGAAAGTAGGGCAGGAAGCGTTTCCGATTGAAGATGTCACGGGCGTTTGGGACACATTCTATAAGGGAGCCACTTCCTACCAAGTTTAGTTGTGCCAAAGAATCTCACGGGAAAAGGATGGAGTCTCCTTGTGCTACACGCGCTTTTTCAAACTCCTGCACAATAGCATCGCGCCGTTTCATCATGGAACGGATTTCATAAGTGGTCAGGTATTTTCCGAGCCGGTCCTGGACCTGCGCTTCATCCAGTTTCTTCAAAGCCTGAATAAACGATAAAGAGAAACGCGCGAGATCGGACTTCGCTTTCAAGTTTTCCATGCTCTTGAAACACCGCGAATGATCAATCATCCAGACTTTCCACTCGGGCGTGATGAGGAGATTTCCAAGATTTCTGTCGATGTTATAAACGAGATTGTCGAACAATCTAACTTTGTAGAGTGCCCGATTCCACGCATCAATATCCGGTGGTTCCAATCCTTTCTCCTTCCTCTGGCCTTCTGTCATTGCATTCTCGATCCACCAGACCATTGCGCCGTTCTCACCTTCATAGCGTCGCTCAATGGTTACCGGAATCATGTTCAGGCCAAGCAGTTTGTCGAGCTCATAAGCGGCCACATCGAATTGCCAGGAGTCCTTGAAATCTAGTTCCACGCCACCCTTCAACTTTGTCATTCCGGGTTTGCGTACATGCACGTCCTTGAAAACGGCATAGAATTGCGTGTCCCCATCTTGCATTGTGAGCTTCAGCGGATTTGTGATTCCGGTACCAAGCCTTTTCGACTTGATGACCTTTGCGGTGCGCAAAGCATACTCTTTTGCCTCAAGAGTCGGATAAAGTTCCGAAAGCCGTGATTTTTGAATTGTTTCCTGCGCATAGAGGGAAAAAGTGATGAAGAATGCGAAAAGCGCAAGGAAAATTCGACGGAACATTGGATGGTGTTCTCTAGTCATTTTTTGCTCCTTTTGTCCTTTTGAATTGCAACCATTCTGCCAAATACAAGAATGGAAAGCCCGACGATAGCGTCAACGTTGGCACAGGAAGAAGAGTAAAAATTAACTGGTAGCGCTTTTTAGGGGGCTAAAATTTGCACTTTTTAAACCGCCAAGGCGCCAGGACGCCAAGTTATGAGAGATCCTATTTAGTTTTTCAGCGTTCTATGTGAAGGTAAGACTATGAATATTCAAAAAGTGGCCATCATCATTATTTCCGTATTACTTGCGCTAACAGGTGTGGTTGCGCAGCAGCCTGAGTATTCCAGGCTTAAGGCAGAAGCAGAGCAGCACTACAAGGAAGGTTCTTATGCGCTCGCCCTGGAACTATACCGGAAAGCACACGAATTGGAATTACCTGAAGAAGAAGCTCGCTGGGTCGTTTTCCGGATCGCGGACGCAACGTGGCGGGCGCAGGCTGCTACACAAACTTCCGATCCGACCGTATTCGATCAGGCCCGGGCACGGCTTTTGGAGCTTGCACAGAAAGAAGCAAAGGATCGCATCGTTGCTGAGGCAAGTGAATCGCTCGGTGATTTTTTCTGGACGCGCCGTGATTCACGAGACTGGGGTCAAGGGTGGTCCCACTATCAGCAGGCATTGAATTGGTGGGCTGGTTCCGAGGAAGTCGAA contains the following coding sequences:
- a CDS encoding flippase, with the protein product MKLKKLFSNFTILFAGRVLSKGITFLVLIFLARMLGPRAYGYLEFTIGLLLFLALIVDMGSSTSAAREIAKDRNRISEIVSNIVVLRVFLSLGAYFVLVVWSFFYLENATLQRLIAVYGLTLLGGPGLLEYVFQGLDQMKWVAPVTVLRQAVFALGVVVFVRTPEQIWLIGVGACIAAISVVIYNLCVVRRLTGMIQIRLNFQSMTAFLSQAFPVGLSELTWFGMWYSAPILLGILTKGENVGLFGAAHRPVMTLYAFVVLYFYNLLPSLSRSSIESPFHFNKLLTHSIRLTCWSGLFLAFAVLIVGQDLLIYVFGYQYGGSVLPFKILIWTIPIALLSGHYRSVLIVLNSQRKEFAASACGAAVSLLLSLALIPKYHAIGSAIAILTAVVINGVLAYRMARAQSTELPSLRIVIKPLLACGIMFLTYMVARTFAMQAAVPAGIVLFVVSAILMNREIRTYSAGTLKRFLPRQAD